In a genomic window of Myxococcales bacterium:
- a CDS encoding zf-TFIIB domain-containing protein, which translates to MILACAGCDSRYDVSGHEVGQRFRCRCGTVTELAAPSPQAGLLACPRCGAGVAANHKHCEFCRAELLLKACPRCLSRVFHGHKHCPECGAGIDHAAHGDARPDAACPRCDQALHGRMVGDVLVDECRGCAGVFLDKTAIERVVTDRRQARAEALLGALTKAEPSFVPPGGRMYVKCPTCKNVMNRKQFATGARVIVDVCRDHGTFFDAGELPRIIEFVMTGGLEQAERAEIARMRDEAKRELQAAQFAAIGESRSSSQAQKNSGRSGAVVIELLASLFR; encoded by the coding sequence ATGATCCTTGCGTGCGCGGGATGCGACAGCCGCTACGACGTCAGCGGCCACGAGGTAGGCCAGCGGTTCCGGTGTCGCTGCGGCACCGTGACCGAGCTGGCGGCGCCGAGCCCGCAGGCGGGCTTGCTCGCGTGTCCGCGCTGCGGCGCGGGCGTGGCCGCCAACCACAAGCACTGCGAGTTCTGCCGCGCCGAGCTGCTGCTCAAGGCGTGCCCGCGGTGCCTGTCGCGGGTGTTCCACGGCCACAAGCACTGCCCCGAGTGCGGCGCCGGCATCGACCACGCGGCGCACGGCGACGCGCGGCCCGACGCGGCGTGTCCCCGGTGCGATCAGGCGCTGCACGGTCGCATGGTCGGCGACGTGCTGGTCGACGAGTGCCGCGGCTGCGCCGGCGTGTTCCTCGACAAGACCGCGATCGAGCGGGTCGTGACCGATCGCCGCCAGGCCCGGGCCGAGGCGCTGCTGGGGGCGCTGACCAAGGCCGAGCCGTCGTTCGTGCCGCCGGGCGGGCGCATGTACGTGAAGTGCCCGACCTGCAAGAACGTGATGAACCGCAAGCAGTTCGCGACCGGCGCCCGGGTGATCGTCGACGTCTGCCGCGACCACGGCACGTTCTTCGACGCCGGCGAGCTGCCGCGGATCATCGAGTTCGTGATGACCGGCGGCCTCGAGCAGGCCGAGCGCGCCGAGATCGCGCGCATGCGCGATGAGGCCAAGCGCGAGCTCCAGGCCGCGCAGTTCGCGGCCATCGGCGAGAGCCGCAGCTCGAGCCAAGCCCAGAAGAACAGCGGCCGGTCGGGCGCGGTGGTGATCGAGCTGCTGGCGTCGCTGTTCCGGTAG
- a CDS encoding HAMP domain-containing histidine kinase produces MYDEAKQQTAALTAQMAAVAVADDERAWVADIDRATRELDQTFRERVVPAVLAGDAASAQREHQRVLTAMGRAQARTDRLARRFSESVTALEALVAQTERRALWWGVGFLLIAPALAVAAGILIGRSVARPIARLRTGAARIAGGDLDTRIAVDTADEFGALAQQFNAMATALKLHQHERVQSERLAGIGRLAAGVAHEINNPLGVILGYAKLLGKQAEGGLADDLRVIEAETLRCKEIVDGLLDLARPIRLAAEPVDLRELTDDVVARLAVAEAAAPVQVEGQAVVPGDGPRLRQVIFNLIKNAIEAAGPTGRVDVRLTETAAEVVVAVHDTGAGFDAAAREHLFEPFFTTKPRGTGLGLAVSQAIARGHGGELELAPAAAGTRVALRLPRAREAA; encoded by the coding sequence ATGTACGACGAGGCCAAGCAGCAGACCGCGGCGCTGACCGCGCAGATGGCCGCGGTCGCGGTGGCCGACGACGAGCGCGCCTGGGTCGCCGACATCGATCGCGCCACGCGCGAGCTCGATCAGACCTTCCGCGAGCGGGTCGTGCCCGCGGTCCTGGCCGGCGACGCCGCGAGCGCGCAGCGCGAGCACCAGCGGGTGCTGACGGCGATGGGCCGGGCCCAGGCCCGGACCGATCGGCTGGCGCGGCGGTTCTCGGAGTCGGTGACCGCGCTCGAGGCGCTGGTCGCGCAGACCGAGCGGCGCGCGCTGTGGTGGGGCGTCGGGTTCCTGCTGATCGCGCCGGCGCTCGCGGTGGCGGCCGGGATCCTGATCGGCCGCTCGGTCGCGCGGCCGATCGCGCGCCTCCGCACCGGCGCCGCGCGCATCGCGGGCGGCGACCTCGACACGCGCATCGCCGTCGACACCGCCGACGAGTTCGGCGCGCTCGCGCAGCAGTTCAACGCGATGGCGACGGCGCTCAAGCTCCACCAGCACGAGCGGGTCCAGAGCGAGCGCCTGGCCGGCATCGGCCGGCTGGCGGCCGGCGTGGCCCACGAGATCAACAACCCGCTCGGCGTGATCCTCGGCTACGCCAAGCTGCTCGGCAAGCAGGCCGAGGGCGGGCTGGCCGACGACCTGCGGGTGATCGAGGCCGAGACCTTGCGCTGCAAGGAGATCGTCGACGGCCTGCTCGACCTGGCGCGACCGATCAGGCTCGCGGCCGAGCCGGTCGATCTGCGCGAGCTGACCGACGACGTGGTCGCGCGGCTCGCGGTCGCCGAGGCGGCGGCGCCGGTGCAGGTCGAGGGTCAGGCGGTCGTGCCGGGTGACGGCCCGCGCCTGCGCCAGGTGATCTTCAACCTCATCAAGAACGCGATCGAGGCGGCCGGCCCGACCGGCCGGGTCGACGTGCGCCTGACCGAGACCGCGGCCGAGGTCGTCGTCGCGGTGCACGACACCGGCGCCGGCTTCGACGCGGCCGCGCGCGAGCACCTGTTCGAGCCGTTCTTCACGACCAAGCCCCGGGGCACCGGCCTGGGCCTGGCGGTGTCGCAGGCGATCGCGCGCGGGCACGGCGGCGAGCTCGAGCTGGCGCCCGCCGCCGCCGGCACCCGCGTGGCGCTGCGGCTGCCGCGCGCCCGGGAGGCCGCGTGA
- a CDS encoding sigma-54-dependent Fis family transcriptional regulator, whose translation MTRARVLVVDDKENMLKLFAKLLGDAYELVTAGDGARALALVQAQPFDVIVTDLRMPGADGFEVLRAVKQRQPDAEVIMMTGYATVNDAVEAIKLGAYDYLEKPFDPDAAALAVARALERKRLKEQAANLQKELQHLHAFHNIIGKSRAMQAVYRLLEQAAGLDITVLITGDTGTGKELAARAIHYQSARKAGRFVPVNCGALPSELVESELFGHARGAFSGAATAKPGLFEEAVGGTIFLDEIGELPLAVQVKLNRALQEHEIRRVGDTASTKVDVRVIAATHRDLKAEVAAGRFREDLYYRLHVFPIRLPALHERRDDIPLLAAHFVAKHAQTFGRAVSALTPDALRCLVGYGWPGNVRELEHVIERAVAISAGPAIAALDLPDEVRARQVDDLPLDPLVQLPYREALEAVRERFSRDYLLALLREFDGNVTRAAERAGVERESLHRLLKRYGVRSDDVKPRA comes from the coding sequence GTGACCCGCGCGCGCGTGCTCGTCGTCGACGACAAGGAGAACATGCTCAAGCTGTTCGCCAAGCTGCTCGGCGACGCCTACGAGCTGGTCACCGCCGGCGACGGCGCGCGCGCGCTGGCGCTGGTGCAGGCCCAGCCGTTCGACGTCATCGTCACCGATCTGCGGATGCCCGGCGCCGACGGCTTCGAGGTCCTGCGCGCGGTCAAGCAGCGCCAGCCCGACGCCGAGGTGATCATGATGACCGGGTACGCGACGGTCAACGACGCGGTCGAGGCGATCAAGCTCGGCGCCTACGACTACCTCGAGAAGCCGTTCGATCCCGACGCCGCCGCGCTCGCGGTGGCGCGCGCGCTCGAGCGCAAGCGGCTCAAGGAGCAGGCCGCCAACCTGCAGAAGGAGCTGCAGCACCTGCACGCGTTCCACAACATCATCGGCAAGAGCCGCGCGATGCAGGCCGTCTACCGGCTGCTCGAGCAGGCGGCCGGGCTCGACATCACCGTGCTGATCACCGGCGACACCGGCACCGGCAAGGAGCTGGCGGCGCGCGCGATCCACTACCAGTCGGCGCGCAAGGCCGGGCGGTTCGTGCCGGTCAACTGCGGGGCGCTGCCGTCCGAGCTGGTCGAGAGCGAGCTGTTCGGGCACGCCCGCGGCGCGTTCTCCGGCGCCGCCACCGCCAAGCCCGGGCTGTTCGAGGAGGCGGTCGGCGGCACGATCTTCCTCGACGAGATCGGCGAGCTGCCGCTGGCGGTGCAGGTCAAGCTCAACCGCGCGCTGCAGGAGCACGAGATCCGCCGGGTCGGCGACACCGCCTCGACCAAGGTCGACGTCCGCGTCATCGCCGCGACCCACCGCGACCTCAAGGCCGAGGTCGCGGCCGGCCGGTTCCGCGAGGACCTGTACTACCGGCTGCACGTGTTCCCGATCCGGCTGCCGGCGCTGCACGAGCGGCGGGACGACATCCCGCTCCTGGCCGCGCACTTCGTCGCCAAGCACGCCCAGACCTTCGGGCGGGCCGTGTCCGCGCTGACGCCCGACGCGCTGCGGTGCCTGGTCGGCTACGGCTGGCCCGGCAACGTCCGCGAGCTCGAGCACGTGATCGAGCGCGCCGTGGCGATCAGCGCCGGCCCGGCGATCGCGGCGCTGGATCTGCCCGACGAGGTGCGCGCGCGCCAGGTCGACGACCTGCCGCTCGACCCGCTGGTGCAGCTGCCCTACCGGGAGGCGCTCGAGGCCGTGCGCGAGCGGTTCTCGCGCGACTACCTGCTGGCGCTCCTGCGCGAGTTCGACGGCAACGTCACCCGCGCCGCCGAGCGGGCCGGGGTCGAGCGCGAGAGCCTGCACCGGCTGCTCAAGCGCTACGGCGTGCGCTCGGACGACGTCAAGCCGCGGGCGTGA
- a CDS encoding cupredoxin domain-containing protein, with product MNFRHVLAIRPLARTLHKRGATPGANMKNVYAVTLVLGSLVALGACSKATKTQPTDPNQPIQISVTSKGFEPKSIKAHVGQPLKMVVTRKVERTCATEIVIKDFQIEQELPLNQAVALELVPTKAGPIRFACAMDMIAGEIIVD from the coding sequence ATGAATTTCCGACATGTCCTGGCGATTCGTCCGCTGGCCCGGACGCTGCACAAGCGGGGCGCGACCCCCGGAGCCAATATGAAGAACGTCTACGCAGTCACGCTCGTCCTCGGTTCGCTGGTCGCGCTCGGCGCGTGCAGCAAGGCCACGAAGACCCAGCCGACCGATCCCAACCAGCCGATCCAGATCTCGGTCACCTCGAAGGGCTTCGAGCCGAAGTCCATCAAGGCCCACGTCGGGCAACCGCTGAAGATGGTCGTCACCCGCAAGGTCGAGCGCACCTGCGCGACCGAGATCGTGATCAAGGACTTCCAGATCGAGCAGGAGCTGCCGCTCAACCAGGCGGTGGCGCTCGAGCTGGTCCCGACCAAGGCCGGTCCGATCCGCTTCGCGTGCGCCATGGACATGATCGCCGGCGAGATCATCGTCGATTGA
- a CDS encoding TolC family protein translates to MRAASPSRDHRAHAGLLVLALVSVAAHARADAPTADPVLAQLIADSLAARPELAARAATVRAQRARVPQAGALPDPMLQVGIQNDGFTGIEIGTMPTSFVSIMIGQTFPWPGKRDLRTQLASLDVDAASLDVDRLRRTTEADVRRAYLALVLARDRLALLDHLTALWGQSAEAARLTYEVGGGAQSDILRAQLEQRRLAQRRLALEAEAATLTQELNRLRGHDLDEPIAATPTLAELGAPAPIDEAAARADALAQSPELARARLAATAGARATALARKGSYPDLTVSAGIMVRGVDLPPMWQLSVGVPLPIYADRKQRRAVAERRAQTDAARLDVDAVAQVLTLRVHERATALAALAATIAIYRDSLLPLSKATAESTLAQYAVGKVSFAAVLDGNAGVLGDEDAYLRALAAAHRLVIALDELSLAPVAIDDGGAMTGATMPGVTATTAAAATTSAPAAAAAAAPAAAGGGMGGM, encoded by the coding sequence ATGCGCGCCGCCTCCCCCTCTCGCGATCACCGCGCCCACGCCGGGCTGCTGGTGCTGGCGCTCGTGAGCGTGGCCGCGCACGCGCGCGCGGACGCGCCCACCGCCGATCCGGTCCTGGCGCAGCTGATCGCCGACAGCCTCGCGGCGCGGCCGGAGCTGGCCGCGCGCGCGGCGACGGTGCGGGCCCAGCGCGCGCGCGTGCCCCAGGCCGGCGCGCTGCCCGATCCGATGCTGCAGGTCGGCATCCAGAACGACGGCTTCACCGGGATCGAGATCGGCACGATGCCGACGTCGTTCGTGTCGATCATGATCGGCCAGACGTTCCCGTGGCCGGGCAAGCGCGACCTCCGGACCCAGCTCGCGAGCCTCGACGTCGACGCGGCCTCGCTCGACGTCGACCGGCTGCGGCGCACCACCGAGGCCGACGTCCGGCGCGCCTACCTGGCGCTCGTGCTCGCCCGCGACCGGCTGGCCTTGCTCGATCACCTGACCGCGCTGTGGGGCCAGTCGGCCGAGGCCGCGCGCCTGACCTACGAGGTCGGCGGCGGCGCGCAGTCGGACATCCTGCGCGCCCAGCTCGAGCAGCGCCGCCTGGCCCAGCGGCGGCTGGCGCTCGAGGCCGAGGCCGCGACGCTGACGCAGGAGCTCAACCGCTTGCGCGGCCACGACCTCGACGAGCCGATCGCCGCGACGCCGACGCTCGCCGAGCTGGGCGCGCCGGCGCCGATCGACGAGGCCGCGGCGCGCGCCGACGCGCTGGCGCAGAGCCCCGAGCTGGCCCGGGCGCGGCTGGCGGCGACCGCCGGCGCGCGCGCGACCGCGCTCGCGCGCAAGGGCAGCTACCCCGACCTGACCGTGAGCGCGGGCATCATGGTGCGCGGCGTCGACCTGCCGCCGATGTGGCAGCTGTCGGTCGGCGTGCCGCTGCCGATCTACGCCGACCGCAAGCAGCGCCGCGCCGTGGCCGAGCGCCGGGCCCAGACCGACGCCGCCCGGCTCGACGTCGACGCGGTCGCCCAGGTGCTGACGCTGCGCGTGCACGAGCGCGCGACCGCGCTGGCCGCGCTGGCCGCGACGATCGCGATCTACCGCGACAGCCTGCTGCCGCTGTCGAAGGCCACCGCCGAGAGCACGCTGGCGCAGTACGCCGTCGGCAAGGTCAGCTTCGCGGCCGTGCTCGACGGCAACGCCGGCGTGCTCGGGGACGAGGACGCGTACCTGCGCGCCCTCGCCGCCGCCCATCGCCTGGTGATCGCGCTCGACGAGCTCAGCCTCGCGCCCGTGGCGATCGACGACGGCGGCGCCATGACCGGCGCGACGATGCCGGGCGTGACCGCCACCACCGCCGCCGCCGCCACCACCTCGGCCCCGGCCGCCGCCGCCGCCGCCGCGCCCGCCGCCGCTGGCGGTGGCATGGGCGGCATGTGA
- a CDS encoding DUF695 domain-containing protein, translated as MERWGQDFDVYVATLDGKPASFVIDLAAAGHAPVATHPVLVRVRVPMLTPRPDGLRDAGEIEPLAELEDQLVDALETKVDAIYVGRMVHAGDLVLGLYVPEAHRADLDRLSTLTGDPPPGYAPTWSVEDDPGWAFHEFLQPDAYARQAILNRRLVQQFTTSGDQLAVPRPIDHLAYFPSEAAAQAACARLRELGFQCDDIEGGRDDGAGDRECWSLEFHRDDALVGSRPDEFATQILDVILPLDGTYDGWGAEHRAPG; from the coding sequence ATGGAGCGCTGGGGCCAGGACTTCGACGTCTACGTGGCGACGCTCGATGGCAAGCCCGCGTCGTTCGTCATCGATCTCGCGGCCGCCGGCCACGCGCCGGTGGCGACGCATCCGGTGCTGGTGCGCGTCCGCGTGCCGATGCTGACGCCGCGCCCCGACGGCCTGCGCGACGCCGGCGAGATCGAGCCGCTGGCCGAGCTCGAGGATCAGCTCGTCGACGCCCTCGAGACCAAGGTCGACGCGATCTACGTCGGGCGCATGGTCCACGCCGGCGATCTCGTGCTGGGCCTGTACGTGCCCGAGGCCCACCGCGCCGATCTCGATCGGCTGTCGACGCTCACCGGGGATCCGCCGCCGGGCTACGCGCCGACCTGGAGCGTCGAGGACGACCCCGGCTGGGCATTCCACGAGTTCCTGCAGCCCGACGCCTACGCCCGCCAGGCGATCTTGAACCGGCGCCTGGTGCAGCAGTTCACCACCAGCGGCGACCAGCTCGCGGTCCCGCGCCCGATCGATCACCTCGCGTACTTCCCGAGCGAGGCCGCGGCCCAGGCCGCGTGCGCCCGCCTGCGCGAGCTCGGGTTCCAGTGCGATGACATCGAGGGCGGGCGCGACGATGGCGCCGGCGATCGCGAGTGCTGGTCGCTCGAGTTCCACCGCGACGACGCGCTCGTCGGCAGCCGCCCCGACGAGTTCGCGACCCAGATCCTCGACGTGATCCTGCCGCTCGACGGCACCTACGACGGCTGGGGCGCCGAGCACCGCGCGCCCGGCTGA
- a CDS encoding lamin tail domain-containing protein, translating to MVRAQRAVIGLVVGALACGDNLTTEPPPPPGAGLCAAKTLTPWLRSELGVGGAVTFNEVMYHPAGADRREWVELYNPLAIDVDLTGFRIDGAIRHAFAPGTRIGPRGLVVVASSAGVPGAVGVFTGALPDDGGALELWNNSGRLLDAVRYGDVGPWPVIPDGSGASLAKRVAESASEPPEAWTASPRVGGTPGAGNFPAAEAAQTVQTLVPLGARWRYQAAGAAPAGWAGPSFDDTSWPEAPAAFFASDQPGAAVTVTATFTADNFVALYAGRADGTDLRLIGRDALGDWTSPERWTFAVAPDEHLFVAAWEAPGNDGGPQMVIGQVALSDGTVVAATDAATFAWALGPGGAAPGGALTEPAPSAAAIQAVIAGATWAAPQAVADNTAAPWGPALAGQFAPAARYLWPDTFDNVSVTNTSATFALLRSTAPLLPPRGATELARGPTTTYFRTRFQIGAGVALAGPWLDLLLDDGAVCFVDGVEVLRVGMPAGAIGSTTLAATTVADATLALGTAIAGAALAPGDHVLAIEVHQAALDDPDLAFDAALRASVTAAAPDGPGVAFNEIAGADRSTFWIELANLGPTPVELGGVAIASSTGATHALAARSLAPGAVALVPQAELGFGADLGDALFLVAPDRATILDGIDVVDVPRGRHAGDGAWWYPDVASPGAANAFVSHAAVVINELMYHAPPEPQPDGSVARSPLEWIELSNPGPAPIDVGGYQLVDAVAYQLPPDTVIAAGGYLVVARDAAALTATEPGLAAPIVGDYSGSLADGGDRVVLRDACGNPVDEVAYSDGGAWPAAADGGGSSLELRDPRADHRAAAAWAASDEAAGASWQTITYDGVAAPSTVGPDGVWQELVLGLLDDGEVLIDDVSVVVDPAGAATELIAGGSFEAGAAGFRLLGNHRHSEVIVDPTAPGNHVLRLVATGPTEHMHNHVEATLTGGHVIGNGRTYRISLRARWRAGSNQLNTRLYFDRLARTTALAVPRHHGTPGARNSRAAANLGPTYRDLAHTPAVPRPGQPVQVTVVAADPDGVAALTLWSAVDGGPPTSAPMVDGGDGRFAATVPGRAAGAVVQIWLEGRDALGATAQVPAGGPTARALWQVDDGLAATNGLHNLRIILTPADVAWLFDPPNLMSNDLLGATVIYDEREVYYDVGVRLKSSERGRPSAVRVGFALRFAPTQRFRGVYDSAMIDRSQGVGFGQRELLFNQAMNRAGSVHSQYDDLIQVRPPRREHVGPAQLQLARYGDLLLDFQFERGGDGALFEYELIYYPTTTDDGTATGRKLPQPDAVVGTALRDLGDDPEAYRLTFIAKNNRWRDDYRDLIRFAKVFGLPAAQFDQQVGDVIDVDEWLRAFAFATLSGAVDNYGHGSQHNADFYVRPADGRVLYFPHDLDFLGSPLGPAVASGDLARLIARPAHARAYYGHLYDIIATAFNGGYMAAWAAQLGALLPGQDFAGHLQYIVARADYVMNGAPDAITRAIPQVAFQITTNGGAAISVTTATITLDGLGWVDVATARLAPTGAALALTWLDRTAWRATAPLACGANPLQLEAIDRHGQPVGADAIVVTRTGPGCP from the coding sequence ATGGTGCGCGCCCAGCGAGCGGTGATCGGGCTCGTCGTCGGCGCGCTGGCGTGCGGCGACAACCTGACGACCGAGCCGCCGCCGCCGCCCGGCGCGGGGCTGTGCGCGGCCAAGACCCTGACACCGTGGCTCCGATCGGAGCTGGGCGTCGGCGGCGCGGTCACCTTCAACGAGGTCATGTACCACCCGGCCGGGGCCGACCGCCGCGAGTGGGTCGAGCTCTACAACCCGCTGGCGATCGACGTCGATCTGACTGGCTTCCGGATCGACGGCGCGATCCGGCACGCGTTCGCGCCCGGCACGCGCATCGGGCCGCGCGGCCTCGTCGTGGTCGCGTCGAGCGCGGGCGTGCCTGGCGCGGTCGGCGTGTTCACCGGGGCGCTGCCCGACGACGGCGGCGCGCTCGAGCTGTGGAACAACTCCGGCCGCTTGCTCGACGCGGTCCGCTACGGCGATGTCGGGCCGTGGCCGGTGATCCCCGACGGCTCCGGCGCGTCGCTGGCCAAGCGCGTCGCCGAGTCCGCCAGCGAGCCGCCCGAGGCCTGGACCGCGAGCCCGCGGGTCGGCGGCACGCCCGGCGCCGGCAACTTCCCGGCGGCCGAGGCCGCGCAGACCGTCCAGACGCTGGTGCCGCTCGGCGCGCGCTGGCGCTATCAGGCCGCGGGCGCCGCGCCGGCGGGCTGGGCCGGCCCGAGCTTCGACGACACCAGCTGGCCCGAGGCGCCGGCGGCGTTCTTCGCCAGCGATCAACCCGGCGCCGCGGTGACCGTCACCGCGACCTTCACCGCCGACAACTTCGTCGCGCTCTACGCGGGTCGGGCCGACGGCACCGACCTCCGGCTGATCGGCCGCGACGCGCTCGGCGACTGGACCTCGCCCGAGCGCTGGACGTTCGCGGTCGCGCCGGACGAGCACCTGTTCGTCGCGGCGTGGGAGGCGCCGGGCAACGACGGCGGCCCGCAGATGGTCATCGGCCAGGTCGCGCTGTCCGACGGCACCGTGGTGGCGGCGACCGACGCCGCGACCTTCGCGTGGGCCCTGGGCCCCGGCGGCGCCGCGCCCGGCGGCGCGCTCACCGAACCGGCGCCGTCCGCCGCGGCGATCCAGGCCGTCATCGCGGGCGCGACCTGGGCCGCGCCCCAGGCCGTCGCCGACAACACCGCCGCGCCGTGGGGGCCGGCGCTCGCCGGTCAGTTCGCGCCGGCCGCGCGCTACCTCTGGCCCGACACCTTCGACAACGTCTCGGTGACCAACACCAGCGCCACGTTCGCCCTGCTCCGCTCGACCGCGCCGCTGCTGCCGCCGCGCGGCGCGACCGAGCTGGCCCGCGGCCCGACGACCACGTACTTCCGCACCCGGTTCCAGATCGGCGCGGGCGTCGCGCTGGCCGGGCCGTGGCTCGACCTGCTGCTCGATGACGGCGCGGTCTGCTTCGTCGACGGCGTCGAGGTGCTGCGGGTCGGCATGCCCGCCGGCGCGATCGGGTCGACCACGCTGGCCGCGACGACCGTGGCCGACGCGACGCTGGCGCTCGGCACCGCGATCGCCGGCGCGGCGCTGGCGCCCGGCGACCACGTGCTCGCGATCGAGGTCCACCAGGCCGCGCTCGACGATCCCGACCTGGCGTTCGACGCGGCGCTGCGGGCGTCGGTCACCGCCGCCGCCCCCGACGGGCCCGGCGTGGCGTTCAACGAGATCGCCGGCGCCGACCGGTCCACGTTCTGGATCGAGCTGGCCAACCTGGGCCCGACGCCGGTCGAGCTGGGCGGCGTCGCGATCGCGTCGTCCACCGGCGCCACGCACGCGCTCGCGGCCCGCTCGCTGGCGCCGGGCGCGGTCGCGCTCGTGCCCCAGGCCGAGCTCGGCTTCGGCGCCGACCTCGGCGACGCGCTGTTCCTGGTCGCGCCGGACCGCGCGACGATCCTCGACGGGATCGACGTGGTCGACGTGCCGCGCGGGCGCCACGCCGGCGACGGCGCCTGGTGGTACCCCGACGTCGCCAGCCCGGGCGCGGCCAACGCGTTCGTCAGCCACGCCGCGGTCGTCATCAACGAGCTCATGTACCACGCGCCGCCGGAGCCCCAGCCCGACGGCAGCGTGGCGCGGTCACCGCTCGAGTGGATCGAGCTGTCGAACCCCGGCCCTGCGCCGATCGACGTCGGCGGCTACCAGCTCGTCGACGCCGTCGCGTACCAGCTGCCGCCCGACACCGTGATCGCCGCGGGCGGGTACCTCGTCGTCGCCCGGGACGCCGCCGCGCTGACGGCGACCGAGCCGGGCCTCGCCGCGCCGATCGTGGGCGACTACAGCGGCAGCCTCGCCGACGGCGGGGATCGCGTGGTCCTGCGCGACGCCTGCGGCAACCCGGTCGACGAGGTCGCCTACAGCGACGGCGGTGCGTGGCCGGCGGCCGCCGACGGCGGCGGCAGCAGCCTCGAGCTCCGCGACCCGCGGGCCGATCACCGCGCCGCCGCGGCCTGGGCGGCCAGCGACGAGGCCGCCGGCGCGAGCTGGCAGACGATCACCTACGACGGCGTCGCGGCGCCGAGCACGGTCGGCCCCGACGGGGTCTGGCAGGAGCTGGTGCTGGGGCTGCTCGACGACGGCGAGGTCCTGATCGACGACGTCAGCGTCGTGGTCGATCCCGCCGGGGCCGCGACCGAGCTGATCGCCGGCGGCTCGTTCGAGGCCGGCGCCGCCGGGTTCCGCCTGCTCGGCAACCACCGCCACAGCGAGGTGATCGTCGACCCGACCGCCCCTGGCAACCACGTGCTGCGCCTGGTCGCGACCGGCCCCACCGAGCACATGCACAACCACGTCGAGGCCACCCTGACCGGCGGCCACGTCATCGGCAACGGCCGCACCTACCGGATCTCGCTGCGCGCGCGCTGGCGGGCCGGCTCGAACCAGCTCAACACCCGCCTCTACTTCGATCGCCTCGCGCGCACGACCGCGCTGGCGGTCCCGCGCCACCACGGCACGCCCGGCGCCCGCAACAGCCGCGCCGCGGCCAACCTCGGCCCGACCTACCGCGACCTCGCGCACACCCCAGCGGTGCCGCGCCCCGGCCAGCCCGTGCAGGTGACCGTGGTCGCCGCCGATCCCGACGGCGTCGCCGCGCTGACCTTGTGGTCCGCGGTCGACGGCGGCCCGCCCACCAGCGCGCCCATGGTCGACGGCGGCGACGGCCGCTTCGCCGCGACCGTGCCCGGGCGCGCGGCCGGCGCGGTCGTGCAGATCTGGCTCGAGGGCCGCGACGCGCTCGGCGCCACGGCGCAGGTCCCTGCCGGCGGCCCCACGGCGCGGGCGCTGTGGCAGGTCGACGACGGCCTCGCCGCGACCAACGGCCTGCACAACCTCCGGATCATCCTGACGCCGGCCGACGTCGCGTGGCTGTTCGATCCGCCCAACCTGATGAGCAACGACCTGCTCGGCGCCACGGTGATCTACGACGAGCGCGAGGTCTACTACGACGTCGGCGTGCGGCTCAAGAGCAGCGAGCGCGGCCGGCCCTCGGCCGTGCGGGTCGGGTTCGCGCTGCGGTTCGCGCCGACGCAGCGGTTCCGGGGCGTCTACGACAGCGCCATGATCGATCGCTCGCAGGGGGTCGGGTTCGGCCAGCGCGAGCTGCTGTTCAACCAGGCGATGAACCGGGCCGGCTCGGTCCACAGCCAGTACGACGACCTGATCCAGGTGCGGCCGCCGCGCCGCGAGCACGTCGGCCCGGCCCAGCTGCAGCTCGCGCGCTACGGCGATCTGCTGCTCGACTTCCAGTTCGAGCGCGGCGGCGACGGCGCGCTGTTCGAGTACGAGCTGATCTACTACCCGACCACGACCGACGACGGCACCGCCACCGGGCGCAAGCTGCCGCAGCCCGACGCGGTGGTCGGCACGGCCCTCCGCGACCTCGGCGACGATCCCGAGGCCTACCGGCTGACGTTCATCGCCAAGAACAACCGGTGGCGCGACGACTACCGCGACCTGATCCGCTTCGCCAAGGTGTTCGGGCTGCCGGCCGCGCAGTTCGATCAGCAGGTCGGCGACGTGATCGACGTCGACGAGTGGCTGCGGGCGTTCGCGTTCGCGACGCTGTCGGGCGCGGTCGACAACTACGGCCACGGCAGCCAGCACAACGCCGACTTCTACGTCCGCCCCGCCGACGGCCGGGTGCTGTACTTCCCGCACGACCTCGACTTCCTGGGCTCGCCGCTGGGGCCGGCGGTGGCCAGCGGCGACCTGGCGCGGCTGATCGCGCGCCCCGCGCACGCCCGCGCCTACTACGGCCACCTCTACGACATCATCGCGACCGCGTTCAACGGCGGCTACATGGCCGCGTGGGCCGCGCAGCTCGGCGCGCTGCTGCCGGGCCAGGACTTCGCCGGCCACCTGCAGTACATCGTCGCGCGCGCCGACTACGTCATGAATGGCGCCCCCGACGCGATCACCCGCGCCATCCCCCAGGTCGCGTTCCAGATCACCACCAACGGCGGCGCCGCGATCTCGGTCACGACCGCGACGATCACGCTCGACGGCCTCGGCTGGGTCGACGTGGCGACCGCGCGGCTCGCGCCGACCGGCGCGGCGCTGGCGCTGACCTGGCTCGATCGCACGGCGTGGCGCGCGACCGCACCGCTGGCGTGCGGCGCCAACCCGCTGCAGCTCGAGGCGATCGATCGCCATGGTCAGCCGGTCGGCGCCGACGCGATCGTCGTGACGCGCACCGGCCCGGGCTGTCCGTAG